The Penaeus chinensis breed Huanghai No. 1 chromosome 34, ASM1920278v2, whole genome shotgun sequence DNA window acatatatatatgcctatatatatatatatatatatatatatatatatatatatatatatatatatatgtgtgtgtgtgtgtgtgtatatatatatatgtatgtatatatatatatgcatatatcatgtatatatatgtgtatatatatatatatatatatatatacgcacacatacatatgtgtacatacactacatttgagtgtatgtgtgcttttactttatttcctcctccaggtATCATCACCATGCAAGTCTGCATATATGTGCCAGTGTCAGAGCTTAGGTTGCCAAGTGGTCAGCTACagctatccttttttttcttcagtctcgAAGATGCCTCTCATGCAAATTATATTAACCTATCATTCTTTGTGACTTTCCAGTTCTCCTATTCGAAAATGATACATACAGTGTTGAGCAGAcgtgatattttttctctctctcttattaatttCTTCGTaccttgagagagaaaaaaacgcgtGTTGCAAACTACCCCAAGGTTGCTTAGGTTAAAGCAGGGACCTTTATCACGGGACAGAACACCTTGCACGGCTGCGGTAAGTGGACTTCTGCctctgcgtgtgcatatatagtcGAATACTTTCTGCTGCTTGATtcttagaaagagggagagggagagagggagagagagagagagagagagagagagagagagagagagacagtgtgtgtgtgatttaatacTTTCTGTAATACTTAATTCTGTTTCCAGTGTTAAAATAGTCTCCAAATTGTAGTTAATCGTCAAGACTTTactataaataggaaaaaaatatatagttatttaaaTACTTGCATAATGAATAATGCATTTCCAATTTTGGTAAGGATTCATCTAAGTTAGACTGTGCGTTTACGAAAACTTGCTGTATTTGAATATGACTGCAAATGTGTAATCAGCATAGTTTGTATACAATGACTTGTGGGTACGTAGAATGCTCTCGTGTGCGCAAATAACGATACATGTCAAACCAGTGATATAATGTGGATGATAGTAGAAGGAAAATTATGTAAAAGTGTATATAATACAAAACTTTCATCTTCTCACATTTGGAACGTAACATAGCTGTAGTTTCGgggtgaaatacatacatacatacatatatatgtgtgtatatatatgtatatatataaatatatatatatatgtatgcatatatatgaaagaaaaatacatgtgtataattgtgcgtgtatatatttttcttctcttatgtgtatgtgtgtgtgtgtgtgtgtgtgtgtgtgtgtgtgtgtgcgagcgtgtgtgcgtgtctcaaaATCCCTTCGTCTTAAGGTAAATATTCGACCCACCAAGAGAAAAGCGCCTTGGGAAGGATGCGACCTTGTGGGTACCTCGCAGCAGCTGCACCTTCCTTCCGGGCCTTCCTCTCacccagcaacacacacacacacacacacacacacacacacacacacacacacacatacacacatgtatatagttatacacacgtatgtatgcatgctttagCCCTTCGAAATGACGTGAAATGacctgtatatatttaaaaatatctgATTTCTTATGAACGTGTTGTTTCTTAATACACAGAAGGCAAGACACTAAACGCCATTGTTTCAAACGCTTAACCGTCCACAGTAAAACGCGGTTACACTGCCGATAGATTTCGCTTCAATTCATAGAGATTTTATTATAGGAGCCAGTCTAACCGTCCATATTGGTTATAATTGTTACGATGTAAACTAGCGGCTAAATCAACTGTAATTACCGGACCAAAATTAATTGTGCAATAGACGGATCAGTTCTCAATAGCCTGAgagtaattttattgtttttgtaaggAGCTTCGTCCACGTTTCTTTATGCTTAAAAATCAgtaaatcaaaatatattcataaacaccaATAGATATAGCTACAGATATTAAATGAATCAGATAATTtagtaaaaaattttttttttttttcaaatcatatacattcataatatttTTAGTTCTCAGTGACATGATTTCGAATCTGAGGACGAAGGGACGCCCGTGGGTTCGATCTAGTGGGTGAAAACCGAGCGAAATGAGTAGACGGACGGACGAAATCTATCGGAAACCAATCAATGAAACCGCAGCTTTGTCTCAATAACACTATCTTATACAATTACCCAGCATGCCACCCATGGGGAACTGTATTGGTTCTGTCACACTAGAATACACTGGATTAATTAACAGTGCCCTCGTGTAGCTGTGTATTTGATGTGGCTTCCTGGCCTTGCTCAGTGATAGGTTCTGGTCACATCCTACTCTCGAACACAGTATTGATAACACAGATACCCAACATTACCCTTGAGCTCGACGACTCTCAGAGACTCACAGCGTCACAGACACGGAAGGGAAGGATTCATGGCACACTTTCCCTCTCAACCACGCCAGCCATAACAAACCAGTGAATCCCAGTTTACTATCCCTATGCTAGCACTTCCTCTTATTCCTGTCATGTCAACTGtacttttgtgaattttgttggcAAATGGATGCCTCAATTAATGCGCAATTGCCAAGAAGTCAGTTAGTAAGTCACACGACTCCAccagattttctctttctttgaaaaAATACTGAAGctgttatgtttatattattattaatattattgttatttttaacactGTGGTAAATATCATATTCGCAACACTAACAGTAATAAGTGATAACAGTACAGATGGTAAACAGGTGAGCTTGGTAACACTAGTAATTGATTCTTTGGTAACTAAGCACACGTGGaactatctatgtgtaaacataATTACAAAACTAAAACCACAGTGGACATGACATATACTGTCAGGAGCAAAAGTCTAACTTCAAATTACAGCTTAAcaaatgtctttttttgttttgtttttcccgcGTCGCCTCAAGATCTCATTCTTTATCCAACGTAAAACAGAGacgagggtgaggaaggaaggcaagGTATATGGCGTGACTATGGCAAGTGTTAGGTATTGTtaagtatgtgtatattgatGTTCACTTTTACGGGGACGCTTCTCGAGCTACACGGCAAATCTCTGAACTGGAATGAAATGAACGTGGCCTTTTGGAGAGCAAAATCAAGAGTCCTGCGGAGTGTCACGAATAATGAGCCTGAACAAAAGAGCCAAGGGTTATGTACACTTCCATGCTGAGTGAGTTAAGTGCTACGATGTGAGTTAAGTGAGGCCGGTGATTCGTGTTCCGTTTTTTGTGTGAGATTTACTAGTGTCCTCCTCGGACGCAGAAATTATTGGTCACGACGCAGATCACTGGTTACGACAGCTTCACTTATCATGGAGATTATGTTATTTTTGTGTAATTTATTTTCTATGTGTAGCCCCCAACCCCCTTATGCCCATCTGTGGtaagaacaaagataaaaaaaaggtgaagtgCTTATTTGTGagtttgtctttgtcttgtttGATAAAGTCGCAAGCGTTTCATTAATTTCgttgttttaatgatgataatgttcagcATTTGCAGTATGCAGTAGGTACATCCTCACTAGTACAAAACACATCCTTATTTCGACATAAAGAGATCATCTAAAGCACAACCCACTGTCCCCATTCACGACATAGCGAGGCACAGCTGAGACGTTAAATAGGATGATGGTATCTTTTGGCATAGTCCCCCATGTTTAGATTACAGCACTAAGGACTTACTGGAGAGATTTTTGGACCCAACGCGTTCACCTTGACGACTTTCCCTCAGACCCCGACCCCTTCTCCCCTAGTGTCCCTCAAGGTACTTTTCTTACGTTTTATAACCTTTCGATACCGAGACAGAACTTCCCTATTTAGCTCTGACGTCAGGCTTATTCTATACACCCATACAAACTAGTGACGAACAGGGTGACCGCCATTACCGCGAATGATCCGAATATGATGCTCGGCCCATGATTTCGGCGTTGATTGCGTTTTCTAATCAGTGATCACCCATATATCATGATGGAAGAATTTATACAAAATTGCAGTACTAGTAAGATATTTGCAAAATTTCAGTGAAGTGCAGACGTTGCTGTGTTTAATAAATAAGTTACAGACATCTTAAACCGAAGTCTAGGCGCCATCATCGCATTCGTAATGGTTTGCGAACATCATGTATTCCTATAAACTACACACTTCAAAGTACTTTCACAGAAATGCTTGAGTATCCCCTCTACATCTAAAATAAGATTCACAAGCACAACAAATAACATACATCACAATGCAGCTCTGACACAAAACACCAATTTCATAACTCGCTTGTTCCTCCCAAATTTGAGTTTTATCTTGCATTCTGTAACCCACACAGCTTCCAACATTAAATAAAACGAATTCCCAACAATAACTAGTAACGCAACACATTAAAAACATTAACATATACCCGCATGCACATATAATACATTAAGCAATCACACCGACGCCGGCAAACAGGATTCCCTCCTCACATCCTTCCACCTCTAAAAAATAGTTGCAGTTCATACCCAAATATACAATGCATATCACCCCAACACAGACCTCCACACGTGCACCCTTTGCTTTATAAACACCATTCGTGACCGGAACATGCCCGGTGAAACGTGTTATCGACAGGTTACACAAGCACATCACAGTCAATGGACAACATCAACACACATGCTGCTTTATTTTGATCCCAGCGTTCTCGCTTGTTTTAATCACGTGCGTGTTGGGTAACTACAAGCAGCCTAGCGcgtttaatatctatatatctatatatctgtctatttatctatctatatatcaatcagtctatctttatatatagatatatatatgtaggtatatagatagatagatggatggatagatagatgtgtatatgtgtatacacacacacacatatttatatgtgtgtgtgtgtgtgtgtgtgtgtgtgtgtgtgtgtgtttgtgtatggatttatatatatatatatatatatatatatatatatatatatatatatatatatatatatatatatatatgtatgtgtttatatatatatatatatatatatatatatatatgtatgcatacgcccTGTGCGTGTGCATGGATATGTGTGAACAATACTGACCCATACGGCATGCTAATCCAAGCAAAACAAAGGGATGAGGTGAATATATTTAGAATGAAATAGCAAACAATGTTAACAACAGAATATGTTCAAATATCAGGAAaggacatagatttttttttttttttaacatttatcaCAGATGGATAACACTATTTTCTGTTTATCCAAATTAGATTACTTGTCTTGAGTTTGTTAAAGGGGGAAATACATATGTCAAAGACGTGTCAAAATAACCCCTTatcacttgtttattttttttcatgtcttaCAGATTTTAAAAGCACATTTTACGCGGATTAtggacaaaaaaaatgaaaaaataatcatcataatgggcGCAGGTgagtggctgtttgtttgtttgtttgtgtatatgtaagaacaggttcttgttcatcttaattttttactatttatcgttgtcttctttcttttttacttgttattttctcattctttctctctggttctctctatctgtctatctatttatttatgtctgtctgtttacctctctctctctctctctctctctctctctctctctctctctctctctctctctctctctctctctctctctctctctctctctctctctctctctctctctcactctctctcattctctctctctctctctctctctctctctctctctctctctctctctctctctctctctctctctctctctctctctctctctctctctctctctctctctctctctctctctctctctctctctctctctctctctctctctctctctctctctccctctctctctcattttctctctcattctctctcgcattctatctctctctctctctcattctctctctcattctctctcgtattctatctctctctctttctctcattctctctctcattctctctctctctctctctctctctctctctctctctctctctctctctctctctctctctctctctctctctctctctctctctctctctctctctctctctcctcttctctctatctcctcttctctctctctcatcttctctctctctcatcttctctctctctcctcttctctctctctctctctctctctctctctctctctctctctctctctctctctctctctctctctctctctctctctctctctctctctctctctctctctctctctctctctctctctctctctctctctctctctcttcttctccttcttcttcttcttcttcttcttcttcttctcctcttctctctctcactttctctctcattatctctctctctctctctctttctctctctctctctctcctctctctctctctctctctctctctctctctctctctctctctctctctctctctctctctcattctcttctctctctctctctcttctcactctctcgcattctctctctctctctctctctctctctctcctctctctctctctctctctctctcttctctctctctctctctagcgctcctctctcgctcatctctctctctttcttctctctctcctcatctctactctctctcttctctctctcgctctctctctctctctctctatctctctctctctctccttctctctcattttctctctcattctcctctctcgcattctatctctctctctctctctctctctcattctctctctcattctctctcgattctatctatcttctctcttctcatctctctctcattctctctctctctctctctctctctctctctctctcttctctctctctctctctctcttctctctcctctctctctcctcttctctctcatctctcttctctctctctctctctctctctctctctctctctctctctcttctctctctctctcttctctctctctctctctctctctctctctctctctctctctcctctctctctctctctctctctctctctctctctctctctctctctctctctctctctctctctctctcctctctctctctctctctctctctcttctctctcttctctctctctttctctctctctctctctatatatattaatatatatatatatatatatatatatatatatatatatatatatcctcttctctctctctccccttctctctctctcctcttctctctctctcctcttctctctctctcctctttctctctctctcttctctctctctctctctctctctctctctctctctctctctctctctctctctctttatctctcattatctctctctctctctctctctctctctcctctctctctctctctctcttctctctctctctctctctctctctctctcatctctctctctctctctctctctctccctatctctctctcactctctcttcttcttcttcttcttcttcttttctctctctctctctctctctctctatctatctatctatctatctatctctttctttctttctttctctctctctctctctctctctcttctctctctctctctctctctctctctctctctctctctctctctctctctctctttctctctctctttcctctctctctcttctctctctctctctctctctctctctctctctctctctctctctctctctctctctctctctctttctctttctctcttcttcttcttcttcttcttcttcttcttcttctccttcttctctctctcactttctctctcattatctctctctctctctctctctctctctctctctctctctctctctctctctctctctctctctctctctctctctctctctctctctctctctctctctctctcttcttcttctctctctcttcttcttcttcttctccctcttctctctctcactttctctctcattatctctctctctctctctctctctctctctctctctctctctctctctctctctctctccctatctctctctcactctctcttcttcttcttctctctctctctctcctctctctctctctctctctctctctctctctctctctctctctctctttctctctctctctctctctcttctctctctctctctctctctctctctctctctctcttctctctctctctctctctctctctctcttctctctctctctctctctctcttctctctctctctctctctctctctctctctctctctctctctctctctctctctctctctctctctctctctctctctctctctctctcttcttcttcttcttcttcttcttcttctctctctctctctctctctctctctctctctctctctctctctctctctctctctctctctctctctctctctctctctttctttctccctctctccctatctctctcactttctctctggctctctctatctgtctatctatttattcatgtctgtctgtttacctctctctctctctctctctctctctctctctctctctctctctctctctctctctctcactctcctcattctctctctcctctctctctctctctctctctctctctctctctctctctctctctctctctctctctctctctctttctttctctctctctttctctctctctctctctctctctctctctctctctctctctctctctctctctctctctctctctctctctctctctctctctctctctctctctctctctctcttctctctctctctctctctctctctctctctctctctctctctcttctctctctctctctctctctctctctctctctctcttctctctctctctctctctctctctctctctctctctctctctctctttctctctctctctctttctctctcttcttcttctctctttctctctctctctctctatatatatatatatatatatatcctcttctctctctctccccttctctctctctcctcttctctctctcctcttctctctctctcctcttctctctctctctctctctctctctctcgctctctctctctctctctctctctctctctctctctctctcactttatctctcattatctctctctctctctctctctctctctctctctccctctctctctctctctctctctctctctctctctctctctctctctctctcattctctctctctctctctctctctctctctccctatctctctctcactctcttcttcttcttcttcttctttctctctctctctctctctctctctctctctatctatctatctatctatctatctatctatctatctctttctttctttctttctctctctctctctctctctctctctctctctctctctctctctctctttcttctctctctttccctctctctctctctctctctctctctctctctctctctctctctctctctctctctctttctttctctctctctccctctctctctcactttctctttcattctctctttctctctctttctctctcattttctctctctctctctctctctctctctctctctctctctctctctctctctctctctctctctctctcactcactctctctctctcactctctctctctatctctctatctctctctttctctttttcttcttcttcttcttcttcttcttctctctctttcattctctctctctctctctttctctctctctctctctctctctctctctctctctctctctctctctctctctctctctctctctctctctctctctctctctctctctctctctctctctctctctttctctctctctctccctctctctctcactctctcttcttcttcttccctctctccctctctctctctctctctctctctctctctctctctctctctctctctctctctctctctctctctctctctctctctctctctctctctctatctatctatctatctatctatctatctatctctctctctttctctctctctcactttctctctcattctctctgtctctctctttctctctcattccctcccttctctctctctctctctctctctctctctctctctctctctctctctctctctctctatctatctatctatctatctatatatctatctatctatctttatctatctatctctctctctctctctgtctctctctctctctctctctctctatctctctctctctctctctctctctctctctctctctctctctctctctctctctctctctctctcactcactcactcactcacttactcactcactcactcattcactcactcattcaatcactcactcactcacttactctattactcacttactcacttactcacttactcactcactcactcactctcaaatcATACAAGATATGTTGTATttcgaagaaaataacaaaatttggagTAGGTTTCCAGTAACTCTTTACTCGTTAATAATGAACGAGAATCAGAGGAAATCGAGACATCTTTGTATGATAATGTTATGGGTATTGTCATATCAGGGGCAAGTAAAACAATTATCGATAAGTATAATGTTAAAGCACAGTTCATTACGTGGTGACTAATAAAAAATCGTCACTTATATCCCTACATAAAATCTTCACTAATTAAgactatttatgtatatccagGTGAAAAGAATAGGTTAAATCTGCAGGTCGGTGAGGCAGGATCCACTGGCTGCCCAGAGAATGAAGTCAAGCCACTCCAACATTCAGTCTCACTGGACCAACACTACAGTCACGTCGAGAATGGGAGCACTGGTAAAGACTGTCCAAGTAATATCATCTCAACTGAAGACATAAATCGAGGTTTTCCGTCAAACACCACAGTGCCCGTGTCCTCGAGGATGCAAGAGTTACTGGAAGGCCTTAACGAGCCCGGCGACTGTGGCAACCCCATAGAACCTCCTTCCTGGTTAGACAGACAGCTTTTCAACCGAGGGAGGGAGTTCTACTACCGTTATTTCTTCTGCATGAGTTTCTCCGAAGTGCTGGCTCTCGTGTTTATGTTCAGCATTATGCGAGCGCTTCGACCCCTCATGTACACCGGCCGCTCGGACTCCCCGCGGAAGGCTCTGCGGCGATACTTCTCAACCTTCCAACACGTGACTGCCTGGCACGAGGGGGACGTCTGGGACCCCACCGACCGCGCCCACAAGGACCTGCTGTCGGTGCGAGCCATACACAACAGGCTGTCGGGCGTCTTCAACTCTTCAAAGGAGCACCACAAAGTGTGGAACACAAACACCCACGACAAGGGCCACGAAGAGCCTGCTTGCCCCTTCTACCACACCATCCGCGAGGACCTCAAGGATCAGGCTGGGGAAGGGCTCTCGCTCGAGGGTCCAGACAACCCCCCCTTCTTCATCAGCCAGTGGGACATGAGTCTGACCCAGTACCAGTTCATGGGCTTGGTGGTGGCCCACCCGCGCAAAATGGGTGCCGGAGCAGCCACGGACGAGGACCTGGAGGGCCTCGTCCACTTCTGGCGAGGACTTGGCTGGCTTCTCGGGATAGATGACAAATACAACTTCTGCCGAGGCTCCTTGGCCGAAGTGCGCTCGCTGTGCCTGGAGGTTGAGAGACTAGTCGGCATCCCAGCGCTGGCGAAGGTAGACTGGAATTACGAGCACATGACCTTCTCCCTCGTCACGGGGTTGAGCCACCTCATGCACACACTCTCGTTCGAAGCTTGCTTTCGTTACGTGGCATATACTCTCGACCTCGACATTCCAAACTTCATCAGCCGAATGTCCTTCACTAGCAATGTCAAGTACTGGCTTATGCGCTTTGGCATTGGTCTCCTGTATTACTTTCCTGGACTAGGCTTATGCTTTAGTGATAGCCTGCGGAAAATGACAGAAGACTTCAAGAATCGTCTCTCAACGAAAGGGTAAACAACGGAAGTGATAACTAAGCAGGAAATCTTTATCCAGTAAGGACACccgataattattgatattattgataacttCCATGCCCTTGAGACTAAAAGCGTTGGCTAAGGAACTGATCTCAGAACGAGCACTTGCGGTGGGATATTTTGGCACAGGATAAATGGTTGCCTTCATTTCATCTTTTGACATCTGTTATTGTAGATTTGAATTCAGTGAAATTAAGTCTCAAGTTTGTTTGGAACTGGCCATGTCTGTCTTTATTTGCCAATAGACCAAAGCAAAGAAAAGCATAGCGAATGGTAATCATATGGAAGTGTCAACCATGTGATAGAAAATAATTTTGTTTCTTAGGAGATGCCACTTATTTTGCCAACTCCCAAGAATGCTTTAAAAGATACACTTTTACTCTAACTTAGTCCATCCATTGAGTAGGGCCATGATgaataattaacaatgataaactaaAGCAGAGGattgtgcaatttttttttgcATCGGTCATTTGCAATATTGAAACTACGAATAATTAACATAATGAACATACTCGATATCATCAAATCTCTGTTACACAAAATATCAAATCATTAATAATTCCAGTGCAACACATTTCAGGTCTGAgaggtatatgattatatatatatatatatatatatatatatatatatatatatatatatatatgctttttttatGAGACCTGATCTTCGAGTGACCACATCCCTGCCCTTTACATCCATCTAATGCCATATATTTTTAGTCAAAATGTTCACAATTAATTTTCATTTACCATTTATTATGTAGACTTACACTCTACTTATGAGATACTTGTCTTGAAGAATATTACAAAGTGTACTGTACACTTCATTTTAAtgttaaggataaaaataatactgtacAAACACATTATGTGACTACATTAAATGG harbors:
- the LOC125043821 gene encoding uncharacterized protein LOC125043821, encoding MDKKNEKIIIIMGAGEKNRLNLQVGEAGSTGCPENEVKPLQHSVSLDQHYSHVENGSTGKDCPSNIISTEDINRGFPSNTTVPVSSRMQELLEGLNEPGDCGNPIEPPSWLDRQLFNRGREFYYRYFFCMSFSEVLALVFMFSIMRALRPLMYTGRSDSPRKALRRYFSTFQHVTAWHEGDVWDPTDRAHKDLLSVRAIHNRLSGVFNSSKEHHKVWNTNTHDKGHEEPACPFYHTIREDLKDQAGEGLSLEGPDNPPFFISQWDMSLTQYQFMGLVVAHPRKMGAGAATDEDLEGLVHFWRGLGWLLGIDDKYNFCRGSLAEVRSLCLEVERLVGIPALAKVDWNYEHMTFSLVTGLSHLMHTLSFEACFRYVAYTLDLDIPNFISRMSFTSNVKYWLMRFGIGLLYYFPGLGLCFSDSLRKMTEDFKNRLSTKG